Genomic window (Marmota flaviventris isolate mMarFla1 chromosome X, mMarFla1.hap1, whole genome shotgun sequence):
tctccctAGATGTCGCTTGTGTTTTCGCTCTATGGTGTCttttgatcaataaatattttttaattttaatgtcattGAATGTTTTATAATGTTCATTTATGGTTAATGCTTTTCTGTCTTGAACAAAAAACTTTTCAACCACAAGTAAGCAAAGATTTTCTGGGgttagggtatagctcagtgataaaactcTGGTCGAGCATGCATGAGGTTTGAAccccaacataaaaaaaaaaaaaacttttctgccATATTATAATTTTACAGCTTGTTAACTTTGCCTTTCATATGTAGGTTTTGAAATAACCAAGAATTATTTTTGTGTTGTAAGACAGGGATCCAATTTCATCATTCCCTTTTTTCAAAATAGAACCAATTGTTCCATTTACTGAAAGTCCAACCATTTCCCACTGGTCTATAATACTTCCTCAGTCATTTAGTGTCTGCATAGGAGTGGGTCTGTTCCTGAGAGCACAAGTCTATCATTGGTCCACTTATCTACTCTTGCAGCAATATTGCACCAccttctaaaaaaatttttaagttgtagatggacatagtacctgtattttatttatttatttatttatttatttatttatttatttatttatatgaggtgctgaggatcaaacccgtgCCTCACACAcaataggcaagcgctctaccactgagccacagcctcactCCAATATTGCACCATCTTGATTGCTATGTGTTTATAATAAGTATACTTCCAcataattttatgaattaattagTCAAAACCTACACATATGCAAACATCTGATGGAATTGAGATTGGATTTGCATTGAATCTACAAAACAGTTTAAAGGGTAATGACAGATTTATGGTTCTGACTTTTCAATGTATACAGCTTTctatttaggttttgttttgttttttggtaccaggaactgaacccaggggtgcttaaccactaagccacatccccagcccttttttatattttgtttagatacagggtctcactgagtttattaagacctccctaagttgctgagactggctttgaactcatgctcctcctgcctcagcctcccaagctgctgggattacaagcatgcaccaccacacacagctctatttagtctttttaaaagcctttcaatcagggtttatatttttccataaagCTCTTGCcctgttttgttaatttttcagtAGGTCATaaacagtatctttttttttagttgttgacaaacctttcttttatttatttatatgcaatgctgagaatcaaacccagtgcctcacacatgctaggcaaatgctctgtcaccgagccacaacccagcccaataaatggtatctttatttaaaaaatatttattggggctgtagctcagtgacagagcacttcccttagcatgtgtgaggtactgggttcaatccttagcaacacttaaaaacaaacaagggctggggctgtagttcagtggtaaagcacttgccttgcatatgtgaggcactgggttcgatcctcagcaccacataaaaataaagaaagatactgtgtgttcaaaaaaaaataaaaataaaggcatgctgtccatctacaactacaattttttaaaaatttctttgttatCATGACAAAAGCAGtagttttgttttggattttttcttttttttttttttttggtgccggGGATGAAACCAGATCTTCACATGtactagataagcactctaccattgagttacatccctagcccaagcaatagatttttattttattactattttggGGAGGTGGAATGGGACTCAGGAACACTCTGCCAAACAAgctacaccccacccccagctcttttttatttattatttatttatcttggtactagagattgaacccagagacattgacaactgaggcacatccccagcccttttttgtactttatttagagacggttcttgctgagttgcttagggccttgctaaattgttgaaactggctttgaacttgagatcctcctgcgtcagcctccagagctgctgggattatagacatacaccaccatgccaagccaaataattttttaagtatagATTTTTGTACCCAGAAATCTTTCTAAATTCCtagtaattttaataatttacccataaattatattttctacatatacaATGGTATTGCCTACATATAACAATTCTGTTCCTAATATCCAacatttaagtgttttctttcccTTACATTATTATACTGGCTATTAAACCAGTGCAAGGCTCAGTAGAAATGGCTGTAGCAGCCATCCTTGGCACATTCCCAATGCCAAAGCTATAAACATTCAAATATGCAATGCTTTGTATATACCCTTTAACCTAAAAATGTCCATTTGACTgttttgctaagtttttttttaaatcatgaatagATGTCAAATTTTATCTAACCCTATCTCcctatctattgagatgattggAAGTTCTCCTTTAATCTGTGAATGAGGCCATTATGTTGAGTTCAAATATTAAAACAAGTACATTTTGGGActaaatcctacttggtcatattaaactttataaaatacattGTGTCCAGGCAATTATCATTTCATTTAGAATATGTGCATCCATTTTCTTGAGATTGTTctattattttttgattcatcaagtttttaaaatatttttagttatacatagacacaatatacttattttgtttatttttttatgtggtgccaaggatcgaaacaagtgcctcacatgttcaaggcaagtgctctgccaatgAGCCCCAGCGGCCCAGCCCATGATTCATCAAGTTCTAAAACAAAGATTATATCAGccccataaaatgaatttggtatgctccctctttttctacaCCCTGGAAGTGCTTtggtaaaatttgcattttttgtttCCTCAGTATTTCAACAGCAAAGCTATCTGGGAAGATAGTGTTTCTGTATGGGAAAACTGTTGGCTCCCAGTTTCTTCTTCAATTGTTATGGGCCTATTCAAGTGTTCTATTCCTTTTGGAGACACTTTTGGCAAAAATATGTCTGTAGTCATTTGTCCAGTTGACCTAATTTATCAACCAAATTGGCATGAAGTTGCCTTTTTAGGCATCAAATTAATTACCACATCAATGGAAAGACAAATATATCTGGGTGTTGATACTGGACAGTCACAATATCCTCCTTGAAAAGCAGATGAGATGTGTGGGTGTTTAATTGTTCACTAGCTGTTTTCCTCTTCCAGACTCTTAGGTGCTATTTCTTCTGATGAGTCTGCCTCTCCTCCCCTTCATCATCTCGTGGATTCTTTCCTGGTTTTGAAAACCCAGTCCAGGCACTAGATCCTCCAAGACTTCCAGACTCCCTGAACTGGGCCAAGCATCTGTCCTGGGCTCCAACAGCCCCTTGGACCTATCATTGTTGATGCACTGGCCATACTGCATTGAAATTCTTTCTCTGTCACCCCCACTGGACTGTGAGCTCCTTTCTGTGTATCCACAGAACAGAGAAGAGGTTGCCAGTCAATACTTGTGGAGTTGAACTGAGCTTGTAACCACTGAGTGACCAACTAAGCTTTCTGGCCATGTTTCTCTGTATATCCTCATGTACATTTGTTTGTTCCTTCATGTATTTCATTCAATGGGTACATGTTGAGCAGTTACTAAGTGCCAGGGGAACTGTTTTACAAAAGTAGCCAGTGAAAGAGGAAAGCTAGGAGCATGTGGCATCCTAGAAACCATGTGAAGAAAGGGCTGAAAATAGAGATAACCAAGTGTGTCAAATGCTGCTAAGAGGCTATAAGATGAGGTCTGAGACTTAACTGTAGTTTGGTCAATGTGAACATCATCAGTAACTTCAGCCATTTTGATGAAgtagttgggaaaaaaaaaaactagggtaATTTCAGAAAGGCATTGGAGCAATGAAGAACTAAagaaagctgctataaatatatgaaaagttttGCTGTAAAGTAAATACATATAtggggttttgttttgctatGCAAAGAGTTTTTATTTGCATGCAATAGATATATGTACCCTTTCTTTCAAAGCTTCTGGGTTTCCTGTTTTGAGTAGAAATGTGATGTCTGTGAACAGCAACTCTGGTAAGAATTTTTCACAGTACATTAATTCCTCTGTCCTTTCTGAGGCCTCCCCTGTTTggaggttggaggggtcttcctGCTGGGTCTAGGTCTGTTTTTTCAGTAACCTCAAAACCTTTTGACTGATTCACAGCTCATATCCCCGTAACCAAAAATGACTACAGTCAACACTGCAGCCATGTAACTGACACCAAACCCTGATGTGGCCACAACTCTTCCTCTCTGGATCCCACCACCAACCTTATATACACAGGCAGTTTCCCACAGGCCGAATGTGGAAAGACCAAAGGACTACACGTATTAGGACCATAACATGAGGAAACACAGATACCCAGGGACATATTGAAGTGGTAGCAGCAGGCAGGGTCACATCCACCACCCATTCCCCACCATAATCTTCCTCCAGAATGTGACCACCCTGTACACTCGGACCCAAACAGGAGACCATTGCACAGCAAGACACATGGTTTCTCATAGAGCTCTATTGTGGCATATAATAATAGGTACtctatataaattaaattaaaaataaagctccaGCAGGTTGCACAGGTTGGCTGTTAATAAATATCTCTCTGGGTAATTGTGCCCCAAGACCAGCTCACGACCACTCTCCCTCATCCAGagaattatacaaaaataaatacaggctcggggtggggtggggggaggacatGCCTGGTTTCATTCAAAAAGTCCTTTTTTCTCACATCATCCACTATCCCTTCCTCTCCATGGGTATCACTGCAGGGAGTCCCGTGCTGAGTGGACAGCTCCAGGACAAGGAAGGCTCTCTCCAATCGAGCATTCTCAGAAGCAAAGGACCAAGGTCCCTCACTGCACAGGCCACAAATCTCATATCAACCCTGTGGGGTGGTAGAGGGACTGCCCCTCCCCAGACCCTAGAGAGGGGGAAGCCTGTTATTGCTGATCCCACAAGCATCCCCTACGAGAACCAGGCCAGAGAGAGGCACAGCGCAAGCACCAGGAGGGACACACCACTGTTCAAAGCCACAGGGACGACCACCAGCCCAGCCAGGACTCCCAGAGTCTGGGTCAAGGGCCCCCGGAGCTGAGGAGGTAAGCCACATACACATTCTGCAGGGGCTGCTAGGGTGGGAGACTTCTTTGAGGGCTCAAGGTTTGGGTCTGCACCCTTTTCATCCTGGGAGATCACATGAGGTCTGGCCACACTAGAAAGACAGACCTCAGCCTCCACAGGACCAAGGAGGGTGGGATTCTGCTCCTGCAGAAGGACTGGAGCAGCTGGTTCTTTGCCAGATAAAGAAACCAAGCTGTCTGCCAACTCACCAGTGACCTCCATCCGGGCTTCTGTCCCGGCTTCCCCTGGGGACCTCGTCACCCCAGCTATGATCCTATTCATGTGCAAAGAAGTGGTGTTCTTACCCACCCCTTTCTCTGGATCCCCAGTAAATTGGCCCTCTGTACCCAGAACCACAGGGCTGTCACATCCTGAGCCTTCTGCCCATGGGAGCCACACATCTCCCATAGTGGCTACCATAGAGTGGGCCCCAGAGAGGATTTCCGGAGGCGATTCTTTGGGGCTGTCTCCTTCAGGGCTGGAGGGAGTGATGGAGAGCCCCTCTTCACCCTCCCCATCATCATCAGGGTCCTCGGTGTCCTTGATGAGCTCCACACCACGCCCCAGGCGCGCATAGTGCAGAGTGATCTCCTCAGCCAGGGCACTGTTCAGGGCCCTCTCAGGGCCAGGCCACTTCAAGATCAGGTCACGGTCCGTGAGTATGCCCAGGGGATGGCTGGGGGACATCCCTCCATCTGTGGggccctccccaccaccccctgCCCCACCTGCAGCCACAGCAGCCCGCAAGCGGCTCAGGTGGGATAAGTAGAGCTGCTCCAGCTCCTGGTCAATGGTGTCTTCGCCAAGCAGCTCCTCCAACCCACTCACGACCTCCAGACCCCCAGAAGGCTCATCCATAATAGCCCCCACCATGGGGTCCTTTCGACCCCCTCCACTCTCACTCAATACTTCCCACGTGGTCTCAACTTGTTGCTGGCTGGGTTCCAGGAAGGGCCCCGTGGCCCCCTCACTTGCATCGGGCCCTGAGGCCTGGTCCCTGGGGAAGCCACCCAGACCACAGagaggggtggaggggggaatCCTGATGGCTGGTGCCTGGGGGACTTCTGTAAAAGCCACAGGTGGACTGCTTCTAGAGATGTCACCTTCTTCTGGGGGTTTTCCAGTTGCAGTAGCTTCAGAAACCTGGAGCCATGATGGGaatagggagagaaaaggaagggaatgAAGTAGAGGAGGGGAGGGACAAGCAAGACAATAAGAACAAGTGACAGCCCACACCCAGCCCAACAGGAGTTTCTGGATAATGCCTTAAAGAGCCCTCTTGAATTCTTTAAACTCCAACGACTCTGTCATCCAGATAGGTATTTACGTAAGtaaataggtaggtaggtagattattagatagataaataaatagatatagatagatatggacatatattggtactggggattgaaatcgggtactttaccactgagctatatccacagcctatatatatatatatatatatatatatatatatatatatatatatattttttttttttttttgagacagggtctcgccaagttgcgaaagttgctgaggctggcctcaaacttgcaatcttcctgtctcagcctcccaagttctgggattacaggtgtgcaccatcacactcaatttatgtctaaatttttttttcaaaacaattcCATAGAAAATGAGAGGGGAGGCAGGGAGTATGGAAAGTAGGAATGGACACATGTTGATATTTGTTGGAACTAGGTGATGGTATATGTGAGTTCATTATACTAGTctctttacatttatatatatttggaaatttttataataagaagttaaaacatacacacacacacacacacacacacacacacacacacagctctgagatgtcccttcctcccctgccaCCACCATCAGGGCTCTCCCAGACCACTGCaatggcctcctcctcctccctggcatCCCTGTTTCTATCCTCCCCTAACAGCTTATTTCCAGGTAGCATCCAGAGGGAGCTTGTTAAATCCAAGGTCAGACCAAGTCCCTCCTCTACTCACAACCTTCCTGTGGCTCCCGCTCTCACTATAAAAGCCTAAGTCCTCACTGTGGCCCACAAAACCTTGTCCAATCTATCCCCAGCCACCTCTCTTAACCTTAACTCCCACCATTCTGCCCCCCACTCACTCTGCTCCCTCCACAATAGCCTCCCCTGTCCCTCACACATTAGTCATGGCCCCACTTCAGGAACTTTGTACTTGCCTGGAATGCTCATCTAGTTATCCCCATGGCTCACTCTCTCATCTTTAGATCTTCTCTCAAATCTCAATCTTTGCTAAGTCCTTCCCAGTCCACCTGATCTAAAGCTGTAAACATCCatatctctctctgtgtctctctctccttctctccctctcccttcagTTTTTCCCTTAGTATTCATCTTCATATAACAATATGCTATGtattttaactattattttattgtatctcACCTAACATGTAAGCCCCATGCAAACAGCATTTTTGTTTACCACTGTGTTTCCAGTGTCTAAACACAGAAAGCACCCctaaatatttgccaaattaaCGACTGAAATTTCCCTAAGCCCAGGTAAATCACTGATTCTCCCCCTCCCCTATCAGCTTCTGGTTTTTGCAAACTCCCTCTGACCTAGAATGAACCCAGAGTTCATTCTTGGCTCCACTACCTAGTCCAGCTGAGGTTACACTTTAGGCTGTCTACCCCCAGGATGCAAGGGCCTGCTTACCTGAAGGGTCATCTGGGGCCATGGACGGAGAGGGGTAGGGGCCACCAAGGGGCCCAGTGACTCCTGGACATCAAGATGTTCTGCttaagagaagagaaggaaagtgtTGGAGCAAGACAGGTGTAAAAGCATgtcttattttattaagaaaatctaCGAGTGTGGCCAACTGGCAGTTTGTCTCTGAAGCTTTCTGTGGCAGTCTAAGGCAGAGGGTACCTCTTcatttttatagaaagaaaaagggtAGGAAGAACGAAATGACAggagcttgggatgtggctcagtggtagatcacttacctagcatgcacaaagccctgggttcaatccccagtgctacaaataataataataattagtagtAGAAGTAGTAGTATTTAATATTATTGTTGCTTCACCAGGTGTgtcagcacacacctgtaatcccagtgactcaggatcctgagccaggaggattgtaagttcaagatcagcctcagcaatttaacaagttcaaaataaaaaatggctggggatgtagcttaagcttttttattttgagcttgtTAAATTGCTGTAAAGCACccttggaagaaggaaaagaaaaaagaaggggctAGAAGGCCTGAAGGTAGAGCACTTTATGTACAAGTCCCTAGGTTcaaatccctagtactgcaaacaagcaaaaacaaatgaGTTATAAAAAGGGACTAGAACTGCAAAGCTTGCCAGGTGCTTACCCATGGCAGGGGTATTATCATCCATGTTCTTCATCCTCAGCTCCTCTTCATGAGGCCTGTGGGGCAGAGGAGAGAGCACATAGATCTCACGCCCTGAGAGACCAGTTCTGCCACCCGTGGGTACCTTGTGCACCTCTGTGGTGGCCTATCCTCACCTGACAGCTGCTACTTTCTGCTGAAAAGTCCTACACGCTTATGGAAATTTTGCAAAATACAGGAAAGTATAAATATACAGGAAACAAAGCAatcacacacatcagatagaggctACCACTATTaccattatggaaaatttcattcCAGACATTCTCTGAAACTGTTTAGATTCTACATACTTTTACAGCTGGCTTTGATGATTTATCAGTAAGAAACATTACAGGATTTTGCAAACATTGAAAATGGCTGCTTAATAGTCATATCTTATGGCTTGTTATAATTTCCATAGCTATTCCCTTTCTGCTGAGCAAGTAGGTTGTTTCCTTTACTTTTGGGTCAAAAGCAGACTTCAGCAAACAGTTTTGTGCACAGCTTCAACATGTTTGGTTCACTATGCATAGTGGAGcttgcccataatcccagcaacttgggaagctgagagagaaggatcacaagctcaaggccagcctcaacaacttagtaagaacctatctcaaagtaaaaaataataataaaaagggccagggatgcaACTCAGAGGTACAGTatcactgggtttaatcccacaataagaaaaaaactggATCATTTGTTTATGGTCCATTCCTGTCTGGGGACAAAGCCATCTTCTCCAAGAAGGGGCAGAGGGAAAAGACTTTGGGACACAGGAGTCAacagggggaagaaagaaaaagtaaatggaGAACGGGAAAGGGGTCAGAAAGGCCTGGGTCCCTTCACTAGCCCTTGCCCATGCCCAGATCAGCCTGCCATATCATGTCACCTTCTCACTCGTAACATAAGCCAGGATATGCACATCAAGCACAGGGAAATGAAGAGGAATGAGAATGGAAAGCCATATATCAggacctggcacacagcagggcTAAATCAATAGGAAGTGGCTCTTGCTCCCTTGCCAGCTAAGTCTGACTTAAGTGACATAAACCAAGTATATTTCAACCAGATACCTCCCTTGCCAGGGTTGGTGTCTCATGATGAAGAAATCACTATTCTTACTTTCTTACGAGTATCAAATGTGTACAGATAAGGTGAATGAAGGAAGCACTGATTACAGTTTCAGAGACCTGAGGGAAGCTTAGACTTTTCTTCCTGAGAGGCAATGGGGTGATACTGACATTCCTAGAAATAGCTGAAACTTTGTGAAAACACCGCATCACTTGCCTTCACAAATAAAGAATATCAAGCTggacgtggtggcacatgcatgtaatcccagcggctcaggaggctgaggcagaggcaggaggattatgagttcaaacccagcctcatcaGCTTAGTAAtgccctaaccaactcagtgagaccctgtctctaaataaaatataaaaaagggcaagggatgtggctcagtggttaagcacccctgagttcaatctctggtaccaaaaaaaaaaaaaaaaaacagtatcacTAATTGACCTGTATGTATGTACTATGGTATTAAGGCACTGGTCTGTGTGCCtcacatatattaatttaatcttcacagtgCCCTGAGATAGGTACTTCTAATCCTTTAAACTATGCAGTGCTATTATTCCCATCCTACATATGATGATCTGGAGATGGTGTAAGTGGCTTACAGTCATGCAGACAGGATTGAGACACAGGCCTTCTGGTTTTGAATCAATATGCTGCCACTTCTTAGATGAGAAAGACTGGGGTCTTACCCAATTTGATTTCCAACACTTTCTAGAAGTAGATAAAGGGAGGCATCAATAATAGACAAGATTTCTCCCTACTCCTTCATCCAGCCTTTTCTTTGGACTTGCCCTTTGCCCTCCATACTCATTCCCAGTTTCCCTGCCTCCATGGTCATGTGGGCTAGAAGACCAACAAGGACAAAGGTTGCCAGAACTTTTTATTATCACCCTTGAGGAAGAAGCCTGAACCATGTATACGAATCTAGAATCTGGAAAGCCTTGGAAAGGAGAGTCTATCATTCTCTCTGGTCTAGGGCTTAAACATCCCAGAGAGAGGCATCTGAATCAGAATACTACAGGACCTCAGATGGGTAATGCTGGGATCCCAGAGATCAACTCCCTGTACCTCACAGTTGAGAAACAGAGATTCAGAGCAAATCACCATAGTCCTGTACTAGTCCCCTCTGTAGATTTAAAATCCAGGCCTATGAACTTGTGGCTCAACATGATCTCTGCCCAACAGCTCGAAGTCagtgtttgttaaaaaaaataaaaataatcttcctAGGATCTTCTAAAGCAAGCCGCTTCAAAAATACTCCTGAACAGACAGAaagccagccctccctcccaGGGACAGGACTAGGCAAGCCTTCCTGCCATCTGGCCCAGTTCTGACATGCGTGACAACCAAGTTTCTAAAAGCCACTACAAAGTGGCTTAAATGTGCAAGTGAAAAGGGAAGAACTCAGGAAGCAGTCAGCCAAAAGGCAAAGGTCTCCACAATTCAGCTGGAGGAAGAAATGggggaagaaaacaaatacaaaagaaatcCTTCAACTGCCAGAGCAGCACTTTGACAAGTCTAAGAGGAACATCTAAAACTCAGGTCAAGCAACTGAGCCTATCCCAGGGTCCACAGAGTCCACAGAAGCAAACAAGTTGTTCTCCTAAACTCAAagtcagaaaaatgaaagcaggaggcaccagcatttattgttcaCTTCTCCAAAACCAGGCCCTTTTCATTGATATACCAAATCATTTGAAATGCAGAAAGTAAGGCTTAAGGAACTGTCCCTATGCACACTCACTCCACACCACACTAATAACATACAAGGGGAGCTCCATTTTGAAGACAGTATCTGAAATTGGAGGCCTAAAATATAGATATATCCTTGAACTGTCGTCCACGATAACAATTTTAGAGGCAGCTCTGACTACAATCAAAATGAGGACAGTAAGGGAAATCAAGAACAAGTGTATACTGACTCACTGATCAGTAACAGAAGAAGGATTCTTAGAAAAATGGGGAGAGATATTAAGAACAAAACTGTACCTACAGTGCGCCTGCTAATTTTCAAGAAGGAAACCTGCTTTTTTGGCACCAGTCCCACAAATGCCACGTGGCATCCTCTCAAGGGTTGTAGGCAGTAGAAGGCCATGGCACCAATTGCTGCGGTTGTCTCGGGCAAGAACCTTGGGAGTGCTTGTGAGCAATAGCCAAGTCGGTGTTATTTGGAAGGGGCTAAGGCCTGCACACCAATCTCCTGGGTGTGAAAATTTCTCCTGCAAGGAACTGCTGAACTCACAGTACCTAAGGAAATCGGGGAGAGAGATCTTAGAAAGAGGTGGCACCAGCCTTTGCCTAGGCCAGCAGACACACACCAGAAAGATGAGTTGCCAGGGTTAGACAGTGAACAAGCAAGAGAGGGCTGGCAAGCCTCatggagaaaagcaaagcaggctCTCAAGAACAGTCACATCCCTGCTACCAC
Coding sequences:
- the Ppp1r3f gene encoding protein phosphatase 1 regulatory subunit 3F isoform X1, which gives rise to MARTAPVEPPLRHPAPPSPAAGEPRTSVEAAVAPRRVLFADEALGLPLAQLRRYRPWGGPGAGKMAAAAGQDGGGGGADEDDDGEDGDEGEEEDEVIPEPSPLCPVPAGGGFYLVPTFSLPPAPGRLERLGRVMVELEALLPPPGAVPGGAGVWVPGGRPPVLRGLVRVLNRSFEKAVHVRASHDGWASFCDHPARYVPRSPPGAGAGGTGAGDPILDPGLGLGPGQASASSPDDGGRTDRFAFQLPFAEGAGDGARLDFVVRYETPEGTFWANNHGRNYTVLLRIAPAPTPSDVEGLLQQQQLEPQPECQGPVEAEARQLKSCMKPVRRRPHEEELRMKNMDDNTPAMAEHLDVQESLGPLVAPTPLRPWPQMTLQVSEATATGKPPEEGDISRSSPPVAFTEVPQAPAIRIPPSTPLCGLGGFPRDQASGPDASEGATGPFLEPSQQQVETTWEVLSESGGGRKDPMVGAIMDEPSGGLEVVSGLEELLGEDTIDQELEQLYLSHLSRLRAAVAAGGAGGGGEGPTDGGMSPSHPLGILTDRDLILKWPGPERALNSALAEEITLHYARLGRGVELIKDTEDPDDDGEGEEGLSITPSSPEGDSPKESPPEILSGAHSMVATMGDVWLPWAEGSGCDSPVVLGTEGQFTGDPEKGVGKNTTSLHMNRIIAGVTRSPGEAGTEARMEVTGELADSLVSLSGKEPAAPVLLQEQNPTLLGPVEAEVCLSSVARPHVISQDEKGADPNLEPSKKSPTLAAPAECVCGLPPQLRGPLTQTLGVLAGLVVVPVALNSGVSLLVLALCLSLAWFS
- the Ppp1r3f gene encoding protein phosphatase 1 regulatory subunit 3F isoform X2; translated protein: MARTAPVEPPLRHPAPPSPAAGEPRTSVEAAVAPRRVLFADEALGLPLAQLRRYRPWGGPGAGKMAAAAGQDGGGGGADEDDDGEDGDEGEEEDEVIPEPSPLCPVPAGGGFYLVPTFSLPPAPGRLERLGRVMVELEALLPPPGAVPGGAGVWVPGGRPPVLRGLVRVLNRSFEKAVHVRASHDGWASFCDHPARYVPRSPPGAGAGGTGAGDPILDPGLGLGPGQASASSPDDGGRTDRFAFQLPFAEGAGDGARLDFVVRYETPEGTFWANNHGRNYTVLLRIAPAPTPSDVEGLLQQQQLEPQPECQGPVEAEARQLKSCMKPVRRRPHEEELRMKNMDDNTPAMEHLDVQESLGPLVAPTPLRPWPQMTLQVSEATATGKPPEEGDISRSSPPVAFTEVPQAPAIRIPPSTPLCGLGGFPRDQASGPDASEGATGPFLEPSQQQVETTWEVLSESGGGRKDPMVGAIMDEPSGGLEVVSGLEELLGEDTIDQELEQLYLSHLSRLRAAVAAGGAGGGGEGPTDGGMSPSHPLGILTDRDLILKWPGPERALNSALAEEITLHYARLGRGVELIKDTEDPDDDGEGEEGLSITPSSPEGDSPKESPPEILSGAHSMVATMGDVWLPWAEGSGCDSPVVLGTEGQFTGDPEKGVGKNTTSLHMNRIIAGVTRSPGEAGTEARMEVTGELADSLVSLSGKEPAAPVLLQEQNPTLLGPVEAEVCLSSVARPHVISQDEKGADPNLEPSKKSPTLAAPAECVCGLPPQLRGPLTQTLGVLAGLVVVPVALNSGVSLLVLALCLSLAWFS